One genomic window of Sphingobacterium oryzagri includes the following:
- a CDS encoding DUF5007 domain-containing protein: MLLLLLLANITACKKVEVGYLSENLRYGSNPISVDRGVFKLNTGIIPDNSTPPFKVTLVNVRNKTTGMREESFFKESPITTWKERYNPVTDTTLALINAKRTTENSLPLLVLEKSGQLVFTQATESVPAGEYLLDLEIENSSGKKRYDGITTIKMNNPVTFEHINAPYFILVNPSNGNSVRYPHDVDWFDVTKQQSGSIKFNITRNANGPNQIILKVYDKNGELFPGRALERRPSGNTFLNTMSTFAYKTTVTDTAVIYDYAQARFPDLYWDSQTNGILSYYRIYDQWIENVDYVDSWNPPNSVTYKTDPKPYILQIRFGLKFNLPGTYICEMHLRAKKKAGMQ; encoded by the coding sequence GTGGAAGTAGGCTATTTAAGCGAAAACTTACGTTACGGATCAAATCCAATTTCTGTCGATCGTGGTGTCTTTAAATTAAACACGGGGATTATTCCCGACAACTCGACTCCGCCTTTCAAAGTTACGTTAGTCAATGTCCGCAATAAAACAACGGGCATGCGCGAAGAGTCTTTTTTTAAGGAAAGTCCGATCACAACTTGGAAAGAGAGGTATAATCCCGTCACCGACACAACGTTGGCACTCATAAATGCAAAGCGGACGACGGAAAATTCATTGCCACTCCTTGTTTTGGAAAAAAGTGGTCAGTTGGTATTTACGCAAGCAACAGAAAGCGTGCCTGCAGGCGAATATTTATTAGATCTTGAAATCGAAAATTCAAGTGGAAAGAAGAGATATGATGGCATTACCACCATAAAAATGAATAATCCAGTAACTTTTGAACATATCAATGCTCCCTATTTCATTTTGGTAAATCCTAGTAACGGCAATTCGGTTCGGTATCCGCATGATGTCGATTGGTTTGACGTTACTAAGCAGCAGAGCGGCAGTATAAAATTTAATATCACGAGAAATGCAAATGGTCCAAATCAAATTATTTTAAAAGTGTACGACAAAAACGGCGAACTATTCCCGGGAAGAGCATTAGAGAGAAGACCTAGCGGAAACACCTTTTTAAATACAATGTCCACATTTGCTTATAAAACTACCGTTACAGACACCGCGGTTATCTACGACTATGCTCAAGCTCGTTTTCCAGATCTATATTGGGATTCGCAGACCAATGGTATCCTTTCTTATTACCGTATATATGATCAATGGATAGAAAATGTAGATTACGTAGATTCTTGGAATCCGCCAAATAGCGTCACATATAAAACAGATCCGAAACCCTATATTTTACAGATCAGGTTTGGTCTGAAATTTAATTTACCCGGAACGTATATTTGTGAAATGCATTTGAGAGCCAAGAAAAAGGCAGGTATGCAATAG
- a CDS encoding alpha/beta hydrolase-fold protein yields the protein MKKILILLLAVFSFPAAVQGQFRIIGHVLDSEGKAPLSYVNIGIKNKNLGTVSSLDGVFELDIPVAHQKDTLTFSLVGYAAYHVAIQELKSDAVLNISLKRSNNVLENVVVEGKPRKEERFGIKRRGRLIHFADGMFNPHDSFEIGQLIKLGKNPILLSALNLYLLEPRDDSATFRINFYRFKDGQPSERLVEKSIIQRKAIAKGWLRFDLAEEHIYLSGDVIAAVEFLPDVADNKKPISYEVKLGGASKSFYRRNSLGTWNMSPHHYCLHVTALVDPDAAAAPEEDRESSPAFTFASTIVGDRFHIFVGLPKDYERETTKKYPVLFLLDGNAYFDQVNEILASSGKKHQQFTTTIVVGIGYENAYLMDSLRVRDYTYPKAAAADSLATSGGADKFYDFITQELSPYLDSCYRTDTSARTIMGHSFGAYFALYALLKDWRVNSGERTGFSNYVAASPPIGYHENYIVEALKKGLENAPATAKKQNLYMTMGERELNDETKQLFEKIEMILNTKGSLLLQSKIYRNTDHLGTAVPSFKDAIEVLYKSK from the coding sequence GTGAAAAAAATACTTATTCTGCTGCTCGCCGTCTTTAGTTTTCCCGCAGCGGTGCAGGGACAATTCCGAATCATAGGCCATGTCCTGGACTCGGAAGGGAAAGCGCCGCTGAGCTATGTTAATATCGGAATCAAGAATAAAAACTTGGGAACAGTATCTTCGCTTGATGGCGTATTTGAACTCGATATTCCGGTAGCCCACCAAAAGGATACCTTAACATTTTCGCTGGTCGGCTATGCGGCATATCACGTCGCGATCCAAGAACTAAAAAGCGATGCCGTGCTAAACATCTCGCTTAAACGAAGTAATAACGTTTTGGAAAATGTCGTAGTCGAGGGAAAGCCACGAAAAGAGGAGCGCTTCGGAATAAAGCGCCGGGGGCGTCTTATTCATTTCGCTGACGGCATGTTTAACCCGCATGACAGCTTCGAAATCGGTCAATTGATTAAACTAGGCAAAAATCCGATCCTGCTTTCAGCGTTGAATCTTTACCTGTTGGAACCACGCGACGACAGCGCGACTTTTCGGATTAATTTTTATCGCTTTAAAGACGGCCAGCCTTCGGAACGTTTGGTAGAAAAAAGTATCATACAGCGAAAGGCGATCGCGAAAGGCTGGCTTCGGTTTGATTTGGCAGAAGAACATATATACCTTTCTGGCGATGTGATTGCCGCGGTGGAATTTTTACCCGATGTTGCAGACAACAAAAAGCCGATCAGCTATGAAGTTAAATTGGGAGGAGCCTCGAAAAGCTTTTACCGACGCAATAGTTTAGGCACGTGGAATATGTCGCCTCACCATTACTGTTTGCACGTTACCGCCTTGGTTGATCCCGATGCCGCCGCAGCACCTGAAGAGGACCGCGAATCTTCGCCCGCATTTACCTTTGCTTCAACTATTGTCGGTGATCGTTTTCATATATTTGTAGGCTTGCCAAAAGATTATGAACGCGAGACTACCAAAAAATATCCCGTACTTTTTCTGCTTGATGGAAATGCATACTTCGATCAGGTAAACGAAATTCTCGCTTCCTCTGGAAAGAAGCACCAACAATTTACAACAACCATCGTTGTGGGCATCGGATATGAAAATGCGTATCTGATGGATTCTCTTCGTGTTCGGGATTATACCTATCCGAAAGCAGCGGCTGCTGATAGCTTAGCGACCAGTGGTGGAGCCGATAAATTTTACGACTTTATTACGCAAGAGCTCAGCCCTTACCTAGATAGCTGTTACCGCACAGATACGAGTGCGCGTACCATCATGGGGCATTCCTTTGGTGCATATTTTGCTTTGTACGCTTTGCTAAAAGATTGGCGTGTAAACAGCGGCGAGCGTACTGGTTTTAGCAATTATGTTGCTGCCAGTCCTCCGATAGGCTATCACGAAAACTATATAGTGGAAGCGCTAAAGAAAGGATTGGAAAACGCACCCGCTACAGCTAAAAAGCAGAACCTCTACATGACGATGGGAGAACGTGAGTTGAATGACGAAACGAAGCAACTTTTCGAAAAAATCGAAATGATCTTGAATACAAAGGGATCGTTGCTACTGCAAAGTAAAATATACCGCAATACCGACCACTTAGGTACAGCGGTACCATCTTTCAAGGATGCTATTGAGGTGCTATATAAAAGTAAGTAG
- a CDS encoding TlpA family protein disulfide reductase — translation MKDLKTIMKISLSILIILLCVAKLSAQILSEPATAFVNSGLYQIAKIEKTKTNTIVDLKISFIPGWWTSFDSDVFIEDVETKQKYMLDSLQGIAMGKKIITPISGDTSVRLFFPPIAKNIKSINFGSSKSTSLYGISLTGSKTKKKPKEVPKAIQKWLQEQIAASKTKHVKGIAYTSFFDQDSATIVGYIRGYDSRSGFSSGIVYTENTMTNESLPATIRILPDGRFTVRFEIFHPTMNNLLINERWFSFYAEPGHTIGVILDWEDFLQLDRFRDRSYSPQFTRYLGPLSKINEEINYFKVTPPNYKSLTKDQKTLDPTAFKKKTVAAWDQESTALNERFEKYPASVLAKHLIQNTLNLYYANYLFDYASDRAYYSKQDTANAILKIPIDSSYYDFVNRIDLNDHALLASNDFSIFLNRMEYSPLYPRSMLNQKEGETAIAKAFKNIYKTDELPLSYHLMSLRQLSSQYKRLNISDTVLQKQADKFLSDAPSSIFATQIAHLQALRERKKVGYSLPDTPAARIFKNVIDAHAGKVLIVDFWAQWCGPCRSSIESSVAFREKWKDHPDLDFIFITDESGTPDINFFTQYSAKNFMKNSYRVTSDEYLALRELFRFNGIPHYVLVDVDGKIRDDNFSYYDTVSNLKMNFPEKFAELTN, via the coding sequence TTGAAAGACTTAAAGACCATTATGAAAATTAGCTTATCAATTTTAATTATTTTATTGTGCGTAGCAAAGTTATCTGCACAGATACTATCGGAACCAGCCACCGCATTTGTTAATTCGGGACTATACCAGATAGCTAAAATTGAAAAGACCAAAACCAATACCATAGTCGACTTAAAAATATCCTTTATCCCAGGTTGGTGGACTTCGTTTGACAGCGATGTGTTTATAGAAGATGTAGAGACTAAACAAAAATACATGTTGGATTCTTTGCAAGGCATCGCAATGGGCAAAAAAATAATAACACCGATATCGGGCGATACGAGTGTACGCTTATTCTTTCCGCCAATAGCGAAAAATATCAAAAGCATAAATTTCGGAAGTTCGAAAAGCACAAGTTTATACGGGATATCGCTTACCGGATCCAAAACAAAAAAGAAGCCGAAGGAAGTTCCAAAAGCGATACAGAAATGGCTACAAGAGCAAATAGCGGCATCGAAAACGAAACATGTGAAAGGCATAGCCTATACCTCCTTCTTTGATCAAGATAGTGCCACCATTGTTGGCTACATCAGGGGCTATGATAGCAGGTCTGGATTTAGCAGTGGTATTGTATATACAGAAAACACAATGACTAACGAAAGTCTTCCTGCGACAATCCGAATATTACCGGACGGCCGATTTACCGTACGATTTGAAATCTTTCATCCCACCATGAATAACTTGCTGATTAATGAGCGTTGGTTTTCTTTCTACGCGGAACCTGGCCATACGATCGGAGTAATACTGGACTGGGAAGATTTTTTGCAACTGGACCGCTTCCGAGACCGAAGTTATTCGCCGCAGTTCACCCGATATCTTGGTCCGCTTAGTAAGATTAATGAAGAAATCAACTATTTCAAAGTGACACCCCCAAACTATAAATCGTTAACTAAAGACCAGAAGACACTTGATCCAACCGCATTTAAGAAAAAAACGGTTGCAGCGTGGGATCAGGAATCAACAGCGCTTAACGAACGATTTGAGAAGTATCCAGCTTCTGTATTGGCAAAACATCTCATTCAAAATACGCTTAATTTGTACTATGCAAATTATCTTTTTGATTACGCCAGCGACAGAGCTTATTATAGTAAACAGGATACCGCTAATGCGATCTTAAAAATACCGATTGATAGCAGCTATTATGATTTTGTCAACCGTATCGATCTCAATGATCATGCGCTTCTGGCTAGTAACGATTTTTCGATATTCCTGAATCGTATGGAATATTCACCATTGTATCCACGCAGTATGCTTAATCAAAAAGAAGGTGAAACAGCTATTGCAAAAGCGTTTAAAAATATATACAAAACAGATGAATTGCCTTTATCCTACCACCTTATGTCGCTGAGGCAGCTTAGTAGTCAATACAAACGATTAAATATTTCTGATACGGTGTTACAAAAACAAGCCGACAAATTCCTGAGCGACGCTCCGTCATCTATATTTGCTACACAGATTGCACATCTGCAAGCGCTACGTGAGCGGAAGAAAGTAGGCTACAGCCTACCCGACACTCCTGCTGCGCGTATCTTTAAAAATGTAATTGATGCGCATGCTGGTAAAGTGCTCATCGTCGATTTCTGGGCGCAGTGGTGTGGCCCCTGCCGCTCAAGTATCGAGAGCTCTGTTGCATTCCGCGAGAAATGGAAGGATCACCCGGATCTTGATTTTATATTTATCACGGATGAAAGTGGTACACCAGATATAAATTTCTTCACACAGTACAGTGCAAAAAATTTCATGAAAAACTCCTATCGTGTCACTTCAGATGAGTATTTAGCACTACGAGAGCTTTTCCGGTTTAATGGCATACCACATTATGTGCTGGTCGATGTAGATGGAAAAATTCGTGATGATAACTTTAGTTATTATGATACAGTATCTAATTTAAAAATGAATTTCCCCGAAAAATTTGCAGAGCTAACAAACTAG
- a CDS encoding helix-turn-helix transcriptional regulator, with translation MDIASKLIDARKRKGLTQQQLADLANITVRTIQRIERGESIPRAYTLKTLRAASKMSIKVRQNTSYETND, from the coding sequence ATGGATATAGCAAGTAAGTTAATAGACGCTCGGAAAAGGAAAGGACTTACACAGCAGCAGTTGGCCGATCTGGCCAATATCACGGTTCGTACTATTCAGCGTATTGAGCGCGGAGAAAGTATTCCAAGAGCATACACGCTAAAAACATTGCGGGCAGCTTCAAAAATGAGTATTAAGGTTAGACAAAATACCTCCTATGAAACAAATGATTAA
- a CDS encoding CPBP family intramembrane glutamic endopeptidase: MKKRTIVILSPFLIMLVNVIVAVVAGQYIGKWAFVPIILIEWALFIFFILVYGGNEALVRWLKPSKGGWGWIIVALLIAITPLPIFLKYNNLLASWQLIVPWILLALVNPWLEEFYWRGLLMDYSKNWGATWSILFTSIMFSINHAVFGIQAELFRGPEILISTFLMGLVWAITYKRTDSLRWVIFAHFLADFFNLSSVSFLDLFKPGW, translated from the coding sequence ATGAAAAAAAGAACCATTGTTATCCTCTCGCCATTTTTGATTATGCTCGTCAACGTCATCGTTGCTGTTGTTGCCGGTCAGTATATAGGGAAATGGGCATTTGTTCCGATTATTTTAATAGAATGGGCCTTATTTATCTTTTTTATCCTGGTCTATGGCGGTAACGAAGCCCTTGTGCGTTGGTTGAAACCTTCAAAAGGAGGATGGGGCTGGATCATAGTGGCCTTGCTGATTGCAATAACGCCATTGCCTATCTTTTTAAAATATAACAATCTGCTGGCGTCTTGGCAGCTGATTGTACCGTGGATATTATTAGCGTTAGTAAACCCGTGGTTGGAAGAGTTTTATTGGCGGGGTTTGTTGATGGACTACAGCAAAAATTGGGGCGCAACATGGTCTATCCTGTTTACCAGCATCATGTTTTCCATAAATCATGCCGTGTTTGGCATTCAAGCGGAATTGTTTCGCGGACCCGAGATTTTGATTTCTACCTTCCTGATGGGTTTGGTGTGGGCGATAACCTACAAACGCACCGATAGCCTCCGCTGGGTAATATTTGCGCATTTTCTTGCTGACTTTTTTAATCTCTCCTCGGTCTCCTTTCTCGATCTGTTCAAGCCTGGTTGGTAA
- a CDS encoding bleomycin resistance protein, with product MLTTIIPKLPMRDKAATKAFYIDRLGFTEIADYGDYLLVRKDHIDIHFFMFKALDPAQNYGQVYIRMNDMDAFYQELLDNNITIHPNGPLAIKPWGQQEFALLDPDNNLLTFGEPI from the coding sequence ATGCTGACAACGATCATTCCTAAACTCCCCATGCGCGATAAAGCTGCTACAAAGGCTTTTTACATTGATCGACTGGGCTTTACCGAGATTGCCGACTACGGTGATTATCTATTAGTCAGAAAAGACCATATCGATATTCATTTTTTTATGTTCAAAGCGCTTGATCCTGCGCAAAACTATGGACAGGTTTACATCCGCATGAATGATATGGACGCTTTTTACCAGGAGCTTTTGGATAATAATATAACTATTCATCCAAACGGACCTTTGGCGATAAAGCCCTGGGGACAGCAGGAGTTTGCGCTGCTGGATCCGGACAACAATCTGCTTACTTTTGGCGAACCTATTTAA
- the arr gene encoding NAD(+)--rifampin ADP-ribosyltransferase yields MANEQSSEKAATAFAQTYFHGTKADLALGELVEVGFHSNYGARKQAPYIFLSATLDAAIWGAELAQGEGRERIYLVEATGDLEDDPDLTDKKFPGNPTKSYRSTKPFRVVGEVCIWQGHPSEQVMAMKAALKKLNENGIKSLNEH; encoded by the coding sequence ATGGCCAACGAACAATCCAGCGAAAAAGCAGCAACGGCGTTTGCACAAACTTATTTCCACGGCACAAAAGCCGATTTGGCTTTGGGTGAGCTCGTTGAAGTCGGTTTTCATTCCAATTACGGGGCACGAAAGCAGGCTCCATACATTTTTTTATCGGCAACGTTGGATGCGGCTATTTGGGGAGCAGAGCTGGCGCAAGGCGAGGGGCGAGAAAGAATTTACTTGGTAGAAGCCACTGGTGACTTAGAAGATGATCCGGATCTTACCGATAAGAAATTTCCAGGAAACCCGACGAAATCTTACCGTTCGACGAAGCCGTTTCGGGTTGTTGGAGAAGTGTGCATTTGGCAGGGACATCCTTCAGAACAGGTGATGGCGATGAAAGCAGCCTTGAAAAAGCTGAATGAAAACGGCATTAAATCATTAAACGAACATTAG
- a CDS encoding dihydrofolate reductase family protein, which yields MKKVILDLAVTLDGFIEGTNGEIDWCIMDDDMDFPGFLTTIDTIFYGRISYDAWGNFRPEGEVAEGDIQFWNSIHAHKKYVFSSQKRDDDRATFISSNVAEQVAQIKQQDGKDIWLYGGASLIQSFIEWNLVDRYRIAVHPIVLGSGKPLFANLKQRLQLNLVTTNVFRSGVVQLIYEPASR from the coding sequence ATGAAGAAGGTAATACTTGATCTGGCCGTCACGTTAGACGGATTTATCGAGGGAACAAATGGCGAAATCGATTGGTGTATCATGGATGATGATATGGATTTTCCGGGTTTCTTGACGACGATAGATACCATATTTTACGGACGGATCAGCTATGATGCCTGGGGAAATTTTCGCCCGGAAGGCGAGGTTGCTGAAGGTGATATTCAATTTTGGAACAGCATACACGCGCATAAGAAGTACGTTTTTTCCAGCCAAAAAAGAGATGATGATCGCGCCACCTTTATTTCTTCCAATGTGGCTGAGCAGGTGGCGCAAATCAAGCAACAAGATGGTAAAGATATCTGGCTGTATGGCGGAGCAAGTTTAATCCAGTCATTTATCGAATGGAATCTTGTAGACCGATACCGGATAGCGGTGCACCCTATCGTTTTAGGAAGCGGGAAACCGTTGTTTGCGAACCTGAAACAGCGATTGCAGTTAAACTTAGTGACCACCAATGTATTTCGTTCTGGCGTGGTTCAGTTGATCTATGAACCAGCGAGCCGCTAG
- a CDS encoding biliverdin-producing heme oxygenase — protein MNTLSNSIKEATKAGHQDTEKKVVLRIKQIKNEQDYLDLLKCFYAYFSVVERAIAPYITASILPDHRDRRNASYIKADILELGGDLTNLPAASAPAVSSNIQAMGALYVLEGSIMGGPYIVQMLRKLGINRGFSFFSGYGEHAGLMWRTFSEALNSLPKSELDNLRAMDTAVETFRNFGDVFAQEPLLK, from the coding sequence ATGAATACATTAAGCAACAGCATAAAAGAAGCCACTAAAGCTGGTCATCAAGACACCGAAAAGAAAGTCGTATTGCGCATCAAGCAAATCAAAAATGAGCAAGACTACCTTGACCTTTTGAAATGTTTTTACGCGTACTTTTCTGTTGTGGAGCGTGCTATCGCACCCTACATTACAGCAAGTATATTGCCCGATCATCGAGATCGACGAAACGCTTCATATATCAAAGCGGACATTTTAGAATTAGGTGGCGACTTGACAAATTTACCTGCCGCTAGCGCGCCAGCTGTATCTAGCAACATACAGGCTATGGGCGCACTTTACGTGTTGGAAGGATCGATCATGGGCGGGCCTTATATTGTGCAGATGTTAAGAAAACTGGGCATCAACCGTGGCTTCTCATTTTTTAGCGGCTATGGCGAGCACGCCGGTCTTATGTGGCGCACCTTTAGCGAGGCATTAAACAGCTTGCCAAAATCAGAACTCGACAACCTGCGTGCGATGGATACGGCCGTAGAAACCTTTCGTAATTTTGGCGATGTCTTTGCGCAAGAGCCTTTGTTGAAATAA
- a CDS encoding S41 family peptidase has product MKRIALFCFLFGLATLSSCEKDAIAPSGADEQLSPGSGSRNELILDSIFLYARQVYLWHNTLPSYAQFAPRTRYTTTSLLPGIELYRQELFDITQYAINPNTKTPFELPDNAWAPRYSFIQTRSAANGLLAATGAVETASMGASGSFEIGSTKIAYLALNGFPLLASLKSTLDDKFESIAQEEPHILVIDLRNNLGGYVETAAHVANLIVPSHADGKLMYSERFNSNLQNATARILQFQPYLDNAGKPVYYQGRTATMADVDYSEKANSTYFKKIGKLNAIQKIYFIVSGNTASAAELLISALKPYVPCVLVGARTYGKPVGFFPINIDRYTLYLASFSLHNAEGWGDYYTGIPPDIAVSDVGDGEQGHPTDPGIKAVLADIQDNSSAAVVRGRIKKVYNMRSTQKMATRDTAFIPIIVHPQKFKN; this is encoded by the coding sequence ATGAAACGAATAGCTCTTTTCTGCTTTCTCTTTGGGCTCGCTACGCTAAGCAGCTGCGAAAAAGATGCGATAGCCCCTAGCGGAGCAGATGAGCAGCTATCGCCAGGCAGCGGTTCGCGCAACGAATTGATCTTGGATTCGATCTTTCTATATGCACGTCAAGTATACCTTTGGCACAACACGTTGCCTAGCTATGCACAGTTTGCGCCACGCACACGCTATACAACAACGAGCTTGCTCCCTGGCATTGAGCTGTATAGACAGGAGCTATTCGACATCACGCAGTATGCCATCAACCCCAATACTAAAACACCTTTTGAACTACCGGATAATGCATGGGCACCAAGATATTCGTTTATTCAAACGCGCAGCGCGGCTAACGGACTACTAGCCGCCACGGGCGCCGTGGAAACAGCTAGCATGGGTGCTTCCGGCAGTTTTGAGATAGGCTCCACAAAAATAGCTTACCTGGCACTAAACGGATTTCCTTTACTTGCGAGCTTAAAGAGCACACTGGATGATAAATTTGAATCGATCGCGCAGGAAGAACCACATATCTTGGTTATCGACCTGCGCAATAATCTCGGCGGCTACGTAGAAACGGCCGCTCATGTGGCCAACCTTATTGTGCCGTCACATGCGGACGGCAAATTGATGTACAGCGAGCGTTTCAACAGCAATTTGCAAAACGCAACTGCGCGTATACTACAATTTCAGCCTTACCTGGACAACGCTGGCAAACCAGTTTACTACCAAGGACGAACAGCAACCATGGCCGATGTGGATTATTCGGAAAAAGCAAACAGCACCTATTTTAAAAAGATTGGAAAGCTGAACGCGATACAAAAAATCTACTTTATTGTGTCGGGCAATACCGCTTCGGCGGCCGAGTTGCTGATCAGTGCGCTAAAACCTTACGTACCTTGTGTGCTGGTGGGCGCACGTACCTACGGCAAACCGGTTGGTTTTTTCCCGATCAACATCGATCGGTACACGTTATATTTAGCCAGTTTCAGCCTACACAATGCCGAAGGCTGGGGCGACTACTATACAGGCATACCGCCTGACATTGCCGTTTCCGACGTGGGCGATGGCGAGCAAGGCCATCCGACCGACCCTGGGATAAAAGCCGTGCTGGCCGATATCCAAGATAACAGCAGCGCTGCCGTTGTGCGCGGTCGTATTAAAAAAGTATACAACATGCGATCTACACAGAAAATGGCAACAAGAGATACCGCCTTCATTCCGATCATCGTTCACCCACAAAAATTTAAAAATTAA
- a CDS encoding HmuY family protein yields MTTKKNLLAYLFAGLFITFITGACNKNDAPVIEEKEEFTIINAYTKQDTNGVVYVTDYPLDPAQISDDLFAYDAYTYFDFNTHAFVSVDKVQSPTAWDIAFVGKDGDQLFTNGFQFNVRFEDPLEGDNRTAYLKSDFDSFNAVPAESEFTNRWSLRPGALSTIESSSIPNQYWATIDLSEEVGTLNVTPIADHLVVYKLTDGRYVKFKMISIYKGALTSPTQDDYKTKRGYISFKYYITEEGSTDLTTKK; encoded by the coding sequence ATGACAACAAAAAAGAACCTACTAGCTTATCTGTTTGCCGGACTATTTATCACGTTTATCACTGGCGCCTGCAACAAAAATGACGCGCCCGTTATTGAAGAAAAAGAAGAATTCACCATCATCAATGCATATACAAAACAAGACACCAACGGTGTGGTTTACGTCACCGATTATCCCTTAGATCCGGCACAAATCTCCGACGACCTATTTGCTTATGATGCTTATACCTATTTTGATTTCAATACCCATGCTTTTGTATCGGTAGATAAGGTCCAAAGCCCGACAGCCTGGGATATTGCTTTTGTCGGCAAAGATGGCGATCAGCTATTTACCAATGGTTTTCAGTTTAATGTTCGATTTGAAGATCCATTGGAGGGCGACAACCGAACCGCTTATTTAAAAAGCGATTTTGATAGTTTTAACGCTGTACCTGCCGAAAGCGAGTTTACCAATCGCTGGTCACTTAGGCCAGGCGCCCTGTCTACAATCGAAAGTTCATCGATACCCAATCAATATTGGGCAACAATAGACCTTTCGGAAGAAGTCGGCACGCTAAACGTCACGCCCATCGCGGATCATCTTGTCGTCTATAAACTCACCGACGGTCGTTATGTTAAATTTAAGATGATCTCCATCTACAAAGGCGCATTGACTAGTCCTACGCAAGACGACTACAAAACCAAACGCGGCTATATTTCCTTCAAATATTATATTACCGAAGAAGGCAGTACCGATCTGACCACAAAAAAATAA
- a CDS encoding HmuY family protein: MRLKTTLNKNKAIRLLVTCSFALFVLSLTACADKGEPVEPVPVLPELPAITVTSSGTYSVTNLPGDTTQTMAGQAVTSDGNFQTIYYSLEDGRAIPKEYAATDKWDIAFAGIYNSSIWANHGEIQFEDGTKGPGFGSTGRGGLYLVVDSEVDSKYYNSNTHKPNVLPIPFTYLDEAYNKITEVPAAAQAQLLSNGYLNLDHFLGSGNGYAFYDFYGTMYPGNSKKAHVVYNMARPIIIKTAKGNWAKIIIYSFYKNKPEDPDRDHQAPFISFQYTILKDKSTNFNTIAP, from the coding sequence ATGAGATTAAAGACAACGTTGAACAAAAACAAGGCAATCAGACTACTTGTCACCTGTTCCTTCGCTCTGTTTGTACTAAGTTTGACCGCTTGCGCAGACAAAGGTGAGCCTGTAGAACCCGTACCCGTATTACCCGAACTGCCAGCGATAACCGTTACCTCAAGTGGCACCTACAGCGTAACAAATCTACCTGGTGACACCACACAAACCATGGCCGGACAAGCGGTAACAAGCGATGGGAATTTTCAGACGATCTATTATAGTTTGGAAGACGGGCGTGCTATTCCGAAAGAATATGCAGCCACCGATAAATGGGACATTGCTTTTGCAGGCATCTACAACAGCAGCATTTGGGCAAATCATGGCGAAATACAATTTGAAGATGGCACAAAAGGTCCAGGATTTGGCAGCACGGGCCGCGGCGGATTGTACTTAGTCGTGGACAGCGAAGTGGATAGCAAATATTACAACAGCAATACGCATAAGCCCAATGTATTGCCGATCCCTTTCACCTATTTGGATGAAGCGTACAATAAAATCACAGAAGTGCCGGCTGCAGCGCAGGCGCAATTGCTTTCCAACGGTTACCTAAACCTGGATCATTTTCTGGGCAGCGGTAATGGCTATGCGTTTTATGATTTTTATGGCACGATGTATCCCGGAAATTCGAAAAAAGCACATGTGGTATACAACATGGCGCGCCCCATCATTATTAAAACAGCGAAAGGCAATTGGGCCAAGATCATTATCTACAGCTTTTATAAGAATAAGCCCGAAGACCCAGACCGTGATCACCAAGCACCGTTCATCAGTTTCCAATACACGATTTTGAAAGATAAAAGCACAAACTTTAATACAATAGCACCATAA